The Caulifigura coniformis genome includes a region encoding these proteins:
- a CDS encoding ImuA family protein, which produces MATPNHVLSALAHELQRRQAVRAISEGHSSTGASALDQLLPNRGLKAGGLTEWLSHAAEGGLTFALLAASQAMKSRAASVVAIIDPKRQVYPACLPGWGIPLERAVLIRPSSSADALWAWEQSLRCPGMAACLGWLPETSSVALRRLQVAAEHGGGLGLLVRPARAMKEPSWADVRWRVMPVPIVSSNARPDPLRGRRFRVELVRCRSHFGGGVADVEFCPHAANPVRLAPALADPAVALRATGS; this is translated from the coding sequence ATGGCCACTCCGAACCATGTCCTGAGCGCGCTTGCCCACGAGCTCCAACGCCGGCAGGCGGTTCGCGCCATCTCGGAAGGCCATTCGTCCACGGGGGCGTCGGCCCTCGACCAGTTGCTGCCCAACAGGGGATTGAAAGCCGGGGGGCTCACCGAATGGCTCTCCCATGCCGCAGAAGGCGGACTCACTTTCGCCCTGCTGGCGGCTTCACAGGCGATGAAGTCCCGCGCTGCTTCGGTCGTCGCGATCATCGATCCGAAGCGGCAGGTTTATCCGGCCTGCCTGCCGGGATGGGGCATTCCGCTGGAGCGGGCGGTGCTGATCCGCCCCTCAAGTTCTGCCGACGCATTATGGGCCTGGGAGCAATCGCTCCGCTGTCCCGGTATGGCCGCTTGCCTGGGATGGCTTCCCGAGACGTCGTCGGTCGCGCTTCGGCGATTGCAGGTCGCTGCGGAGCATGGGGGCGGACTCGGCTTGCTGGTACGGCCCGCTCGGGCGATGAAGGAGCCGAGCTGGGCGGATGTGCGCTGGCGGGTGATGCCGGTGCCGATTGTTTCCTCGAATGCCCGCCCAGATCCGCTGCGCGGGCGACGATTCCGTGTGGAACTGGTTCGGTGTCGGTCTCATTTTGGCGGCGGAGTCGCAGACGTGGAGTTTTGTCCCCATGCCGCGAATCCTGTGCGTCTGGCTCCCGCTCTGGCCGATCCAGCGGTTGCGCTCCGAGCGACCGGAAGCTAG
- a CDS encoding DUF4272 domain-containing protein has product MKPNLSDIRERNLARLRDEGFKVAGSLPLNDKLIQLRPIREIAHRLMALDALYTWVADLETQGPRIREYDRINRLTEMMTPEEQEIWALDRDEAHAGHVDAIGWRLENMWSLAWVLGFWRTPGALGGMIPGETILEMLLKFLPGLESSVDDLVAKSTPQPTARVIELTDYFYCAHNAVRSAQVGRRTVPKGFHPVADGGTVHERRHGLAWCLSPGGAWDDVDLST; this is encoded by the coding sequence ATGAAACCCAATCTTAGTGACATTCGTGAGCGGAACCTGGCGCGGCTCCGCGACGAGGGGTTCAAAGTCGCGGGCAGCCTGCCTCTCAACGACAAACTGATCCAGCTTCGGCCCATTCGGGAAATCGCTCATCGGCTGATGGCGCTCGATGCCCTCTACACCTGGGTCGCCGATCTGGAGACCCAGGGGCCGCGCATTCGCGAGTATGACCGGATCAATCGCCTGACTGAGATGATGACTCCGGAAGAACAGGAGATCTGGGCGCTCGACCGGGACGAAGCCCACGCCGGACACGTCGACGCGATTGGCTGGCGCCTGGAAAACATGTGGTCACTGGCCTGGGTCCTGGGCTTCTGGCGCACTCCCGGTGCGCTGGGGGGCATGATCCCGGGGGAGACCATCCTGGAGATGCTGCTCAAGTTCCTGCCCGGACTCGAGAGCTCGGTGGACGATCTTGTCGCGAAATCCACGCCGCAGCCGACGGCAAGGGTGATCGAGCTGACCGACTATTTCTATTGCGCTCACAACGCCGTGCGGAGCGCGCAGGTCGGACGCCGCACTGTTCCGAAGGGATTCCATCCGGTGGCGGACGGAGGCACGGTGCACGAGCGGCGTCACGGCCTCGCCTGGTGTCTCTCGCCGGGGGGCGCGTGGGACGACGTCGACTTGAGTACCTGA
- a CDS encoding ABC transporter permease subunit, translated as MHTTLAQAAAPATVASSNLILLAGLGVFAILLALFNYGTRAGTIARATWKECLRQPVFSILTAVGVLVVIANMIVPFFAMDDETKMFIDCGLSTILICCLLLAVWTASIAVAEEIEGKTAMTLLSKPINRRQFILGKYFGILQGVLTLLVVLGLVMYVSTYLKFGYDHKEQAKGALEYYVMAEGSSIPKPEPQRLAAANAIIPGLTLILMEAALMAAVSVAISTRLPMLPNMITCFAIFVIGHLTPVLVAAGRFKLVFVQFFANLVATLLPALDNLNMSPAISTGKTIPVQYVALNAVYTVAYVAAAILVAFLLFEDRDLA; from the coding sequence ATGCACACGACCCTTGCGCAGGCGGCCGCCCCGGCGACCGTGGCCTCGTCCAATCTGATTCTCCTGGCGGGCCTGGGCGTCTTTGCCATCCTGCTGGCGCTCTTCAACTACGGAACGCGGGCCGGAACGATCGCCCGCGCCACCTGGAAAGAATGCCTGCGGCAGCCGGTGTTCTCGATTCTCACCGCCGTCGGCGTCCTGGTCGTGATCGCGAACATGATCGTTCCGTTCTTCGCGATGGATGACGAAACGAAGATGTTCATCGACTGCGGTCTGTCGACGATCCTGATCTGCTGCCTGCTGCTGGCCGTCTGGACCGCGAGCATCGCGGTCGCAGAGGAAATCGAAGGCAAGACGGCGATGACCCTGCTGTCGAAGCCGATCAATCGCCGGCAGTTCATCCTCGGGAAATACTTCGGAATCCTGCAGGGCGTGCTGACGCTGCTCGTCGTGCTCGGGCTCGTGATGTATGTCTCGACCTATCTGAAGTTCGGATACGACCACAAGGAGCAGGCCAAAGGGGCCCTCGAGTACTACGTGATGGCGGAAGGCAGCAGCATTCCGAAGCCCGAGCCGCAGCGCCTGGCGGCGGCGAACGCGATTATCCCGGGCCTGACGCTGATCCTCATGGAAGCCGCTCTGATGGCGGCCGTGAGCGTCGCCATTTCGACGCGGCTCCCGATGTTGCCGAACATGATCACCTGTTTCGCCATCTTCGTGATCGGGCACCTGACTCCTGTGCTCGTTGCGGCCGGCAGATTTAAGCTCGTGTTTGTCCAGTTTTTTGCAAATCTGGTCGCCACGCTGCTGCCAGCCCTGGATAATCTCAATATGTCCCCTGCGATCTCGACAGGGAAAACCATCCCGGTGCAGTACGTGGCGCTGAACGCCGTTTACACGGTGGCGTATGTCGCTGCGGCGATCCTGGTGGCGTTCCTGCTGTTCGAAGATCGCGATCTCGCCTGA
- a CDS encoding ABC transporter transmembrane domain-containing protein, translating into MSLTPFEQLLPTRALGRGRGLAAWFWGIVGAVALCGVLVSIALMLDLWIHRGELPLRGDDVARAREFLVVPGLDDGIEFVTLTDQGLAPTVWRNRDTWWGRTLAWIYRTFPAPRTNRGAVAFLLIVGMGCALVRIAARARVRRAAEEYALQSASSLRSHLHRQTLRIGLGDLEGDRATRAQQLFVDEVNAVRDGLSDWITGLCRDIPTILALFLLAVLVDWRLSLICLLPLLGVWWFVDFEQKQGEARRQQAQLNAESAVRLLSAGLCQSRLVRGYAMEAFEQDRFHKNLNQFQSEVSAGRRRQSWSRRLARVAIAALAAMMLYFVGAAVLAHRLAPADAFLLLSSFLAATPSASVFGMLAASRKAVDKAGIPIYAFINEIPEVGQAVGAKFLEPLSRTIIFESVTARRGDRDVLKQLDLRIPAGKTTAIVSLDPLAPRTLGHLLPRFIEPQSGRVLYDSEDIAWGTLESLRAETLYVSGEDNCFSGTVLENITGGEGRYSVSDAADAAKLVHAHSFILRFPMGYETLIGERGERLEPGQAFRIALARAILRKPAVLVVEEPDSPLDDDTKAILDDTYQRISQNRTVIFLPHRLSTVRRCDLIVLLAEGKVAAIGSHAELLKSSEVYRHWEYVSFNAFRKKG; encoded by the coding sequence ATGTCTCTCACACCCTTCGAACAACTTCTTCCCACCCGGGCATTGGGCCGCGGGCGAGGCCTGGCCGCCTGGTTCTGGGGCATCGTCGGGGCCGTCGCACTGTGCGGCGTCCTGGTGTCGATCGCCCTCATGCTGGACCTCTGGATCCACCGGGGCGAGCTGCCGCTCCGGGGCGACGACGTCGCACGGGCCCGCGAATTCCTCGTCGTTCCCGGGCTGGACGACGGGATCGAGTTCGTCACCCTGACCGATCAGGGGCTGGCGCCGACCGTCTGGAGAAATCGTGACACCTGGTGGGGCCGCACGCTCGCCTGGATTTACCGCACCTTCCCGGCGCCGCGAACAAACCGCGGCGCTGTCGCGTTCCTGTTGATCGTCGGGATGGGGTGCGCTCTTGTGCGGATCGCCGCGCGGGCCCGCGTCCGACGTGCGGCCGAAGAATACGCCCTCCAATCCGCCTCGAGCCTGCGGTCGCACCTGCACCGCCAGACGCTGCGGATCGGCCTGGGAGACCTCGAAGGGGACCGCGCGACCCGCGCCCAGCAACTGTTTGTCGATGAAGTGAACGCCGTCCGCGACGGACTGAGCGACTGGATCACCGGCCTCTGCCGCGACATCCCGACCATCCTCGCGCTGTTTCTGCTGGCAGTGCTGGTCGACTGGCGACTCTCGCTGATTTGCCTCCTGCCGCTCCTGGGCGTCTGGTGGTTCGTCGACTTCGAGCAGAAACAGGGCGAGGCCCGCCGCCAGCAGGCGCAGCTCAACGCAGAATCCGCCGTCCGGCTCCTCTCGGCCGGGCTCTGCCAGTCGCGGCTGGTTCGCGGCTATGCCATGGAAGCCTTCGAGCAGGACCGCTTCCACAAGAATCTGAACCAGTTCCAGTCGGAGGTCTCGGCCGGCCGGAGAAGGCAGTCGTGGTCGCGAAGGCTGGCACGGGTCGCCATCGCCGCGCTGGCGGCCATGATGCTGTATTTCGTCGGCGCCGCGGTCCTCGCCCATCGCCTGGCTCCGGCCGACGCTTTCCTGCTTCTCTCATCGTTCCTGGCGGCGACCCCGAGCGCCAGCGTCTTCGGAATGCTCGCGGCCTCCCGCAAGGCCGTCGACAAGGCGGGGATTCCGATCTACGCCTTCATCAACGAGATTCCGGAAGTCGGGCAGGCCGTGGGCGCGAAGTTTCTCGAACCACTTTCCCGGACGATCATTTTCGAATCGGTCACGGCCCGCCGGGGCGACCGCGACGTGCTGAAGCAGCTCGACCTGCGCATTCCCGCCGGGAAAACGACGGCGATCGTCTCACTCGACCCGCTCGCGCCGCGCACGCTGGGCCACCTGCTGCCGCGGTTCATCGAACCGCAGTCGGGCAGGGTGCTCTACGACAGCGAAGACATCGCTTGGGGAACGCTCGAATCGCTGCGGGCAGAGACGCTGTACGTCAGCGGCGAAGACAACTGCTTCAGCGGAACCGTGCTCGAGAACATCACGGGCGGCGAAGGGCGGTATTCCGTCTCGGACGCGGCCGATGCGGCCAAGCTGGTGCATGCCCACAGCTTCATTCTGAGATTCCCGATGGGCTATGAAACACTCATCGGCGAACGGGGAGAGCGCCTCGAGCCGGGCCAGGCGTTTCGCATCGCGCTGGCGAGAGCCATTCTCCGGAAGCCGGCAGTCCTGGTCGTGGAAGAGCCCGACTCGCCGCTGGATGACGACACCAAGGCGATTCTCGACGACACGTACCAGCGGATCTCACAGAACCGGACGGTCATCTTCCTGCCGCACCGCCTGTCGACCGTGCGGCGGTGCGACCTGATCGTCCTGCTGGCGGAGGGGAAGGTCGCGGCGATCGGCTCGCATGCGGAACTGCTGAAGAGCAGCGAAGTCTACCGCCACTGGGAATACGTTTCGTTCAACGCATTCCGCAAAAAAGGCTGA
- a CDS encoding DUF1559 domain-containing protein — protein MRRSGFTLIELLVVIAIIAILIALLLPAVQQAREAARRTQCKNNLKQMGLALHNYHDTMNMFPPATINPGAASCDLFLVAPNRQVLNHTGYMFMLPYMDQGPLYNQINFSLPSGNALHTTACSATVGSTWPNLTALDNVVPGFLCPSGTPTDNPSTSTAAGPYSRNRAHRTSYGFVTAQTEIGTASIWAKTYRAVNDNTKSAWWHNGAARIGEIQDGTSNTMLFIETPLQKQVAQAGPYWNQYTHTMYIVPSRGINVPYATTPPQPYVYAWGAGSAHTGGAHVLLGDGAIRFLSQNVDMTTITGLVSIKNGEVIGEF, from the coding sequence GTGAGACGTTCTGGTTTTACGCTGATTGAGCTGCTTGTCGTCATCGCCATCATCGCGATTCTGATTGCCCTGCTGCTGCCGGCCGTGCAGCAGGCACGGGAGGCCGCACGAAGGACGCAGTGCAAGAACAACCTCAAGCAGATGGGGCTGGCACTGCATAACTATCACGACACGATGAACATGTTCCCCCCGGCGACGATCAATCCGGGCGCGGCGAGCTGTGATCTGTTCCTCGTGGCGCCGAACCGGCAGGTTCTGAATCACACCGGCTATATGTTCATGCTCCCCTACATGGATCAGGGGCCGCTGTACAACCAGATCAATTTCAGCCTCCCTTCCGGCAACGCGCTGCACACGACCGCTTGCTCGGCGACCGTCGGCTCGACCTGGCCCAACCTGACCGCGCTCGACAACGTCGTCCCCGGCTTCCTCTGTCCTTCGGGAACGCCGACCGATAACCCGAGCACCTCGACCGCTGCGGGCCCGTACTCCCGCAACCGGGCCCATCGCACGAGCTACGGCTTCGTGACGGCTCAGACGGAAATCGGCACTGCGTCCATCTGGGCGAAAACGTACCGGGCGGTGAACGACAACACGAAGTCCGCCTGGTGGCACAACGGCGCCGCCCGGATCGGCGAAATCCAGGACGGAACCAGCAACACCATGCTGTTCATCGAGACGCCGCTGCAGAAGCAGGTCGCCCAGGCCGGGCCGTACTGGAACCAGTACACTCACACGATGTACATCGTGCCCAGCCGCGGCATCAACGTGCCATATGCGACGACTCCTCCGCAGCCCTATGTGTACGCCTGGGGCGCGGGAAGCGCGCACACCGGCGGAGCTCACGTGTTGCTGGGGGATGGAGCAATCCGCTTCCTGAGCCAGAACGTCGATATGACGACGATCACCGGACTCGTTTCGATCAAGAACGGCGAAGTCATCGGAGAGTTCTAA
- a CDS encoding SOS response-associated peptidase produces MNTFHATAHPPIAVPPGSRPAATIPIMCARYNLRISPQKLAEIFGVVRSVEYQPRFNIAPTQTVVAIREQNGERVATNMRWGLVPSWSKDPKAGKPLIVARAETVATTNAFRSAFKHRRCLIPATGFYEWEHRGKEKLPYNIHLPGDEPFAFAGIWETWNGGNQPLESCAHITTEPNSDMAWLKDRMSVILHRDDWPAWLDPEIREPEPLLSLLHPWQGTRLELQPLDPVINSSKIEGEQFFRPLDTPASG; encoded by the coding sequence ATGAACACGTTTCACGCAACCGCTCATCCGCCAATCGCAGTTCCGCCCGGCTCCCGTCCGGCCGCTACAATCCCGATCATGTGCGCCCGCTATAACTTGCGAATCTCGCCGCAGAAGCTCGCCGAGATCTTTGGCGTCGTCCGCAGCGTCGAGTACCAGCCTCGCTTCAACATCGCCCCGACGCAGACCGTCGTGGCCATTCGCGAGCAGAACGGCGAGCGCGTGGCGACGAATATGCGCTGGGGACTCGTCCCGTCCTGGAGCAAGGACCCGAAGGCCGGCAAGCCCCTCATCGTCGCTCGCGCCGAAACCGTCGCGACGACCAATGCGTTTCGGTCTGCCTTCAAGCACCGGCGCTGCCTGATCCCCGCGACCGGCTTCTATGAATGGGAGCATCGCGGAAAAGAGAAGCTGCCCTACAACATCCATCTGCCCGGCGACGAGCCCTTCGCCTTTGCGGGGATCTGGGAGACGTGGAACGGCGGCAATCAGCCGCTCGAATCCTGTGCCCACATCACGACCGAACCCAACTCAGACATGGCGTGGCTGAAGGATCGCATGTCGGTGATCCTGCATCGCGACGACTGGCCGGCCTGGCTCGATCCGGAAATTCGGGAGCCGGAGCCGTTGCTCTCACTGCTGCATCCGTGGCAAGGCACGCGGCTCGAACTGCAACCGCTCGATCCCGTCATCAATAGTTCAAAGATCGAGGGCGAGCAGTTTTTCCGGCCGCTCGACACTCCGGCCTCCGGCTGA
- a CDS encoding MFS transporter, with the protein MANVNGRNECGIGVTPLWPLRKAQTAIIIAGCLGTAFLQIVTSAAAVQYTRALGGTGLHVGVFNALPTGMLFMQLLAGLAANRLRYRRPLWFGLSLIQRTLLVPVALAPVFWPGVFHTGWVWVFLAANIALHGLAQFGSPLWMSWMGDYLPREGLSDFWGIRQRWMNWTISASLATCALYVALSGMTIQQSYTHLCILASIVGVIDLCLFLRIEEPPVNPAASANWKQVFLEPFRNSAFRSFIKYACMWHFAAMIGAPFISLYLLQHIGMSLFQVLMLWSVSAIGGALSAAALGRFAERHGNKPLLTYCTLFKPLNMIVLLLAPRDPNLAFMFLAPAFMVDHAMNIGIQIGQEGFLLKQSPSRNRAMFIASGMAMAGLVGCATSISCGAILTSLHGWNTTLGSWSVNGFHLLFCASAVMRATTLRFVSRIEEPTAADHRLLAIQIIRRQSIRLSSGRRRKAAVRTTRLITSTAPADRAA; encoded by the coding sequence ATGGCGAATGTGAATGGCCGCAATGAATGCGGCATCGGAGTGACTCCCTTGTGGCCCTTACGGAAAGCCCAGACCGCGATCATTATCGCCGGCTGCCTGGGCACTGCGTTTCTTCAGATCGTCACCTCAGCAGCAGCGGTTCAATACACGCGAGCTCTCGGAGGCACGGGTCTCCACGTCGGCGTCTTTAACGCCCTCCCGACCGGTATGCTGTTCATGCAGCTCCTGGCCGGGCTTGCCGCCAACCGCCTGCGCTACCGCCGCCCCCTGTGGTTCGGGCTGTCGCTGATCCAGCGGACGCTGCTCGTGCCGGTCGCGCTGGCTCCGGTCTTCTGGCCGGGTGTCTTCCACACCGGCTGGGTGTGGGTGTTTCTCGCCGCGAACATCGCGCTGCACGGCCTGGCCCAGTTCGGCTCGCCTCTGTGGATGTCGTGGATGGGCGACTACCTTCCCCGCGAAGGTCTCAGCGATTTCTGGGGCATCCGCCAGCGGTGGATGAACTGGACGATCTCCGCCAGTCTCGCGACCTGCGCGCTGTATGTCGCGCTGTCCGGGATGACGATCCAGCAGAGCTACACCCACCTGTGCATTCTCGCTTCGATTGTCGGCGTGATCGACCTCTGCCTGTTCCTCAGGATCGAGGAACCGCCGGTCAACCCGGCCGCCAGCGCGAACTGGAAGCAGGTGTTCCTGGAACCGTTCCGGAACTCGGCATTCCGGTCGTTCATCAAGTACGCCTGCATGTGGCACTTCGCGGCGATGATCGGCGCCCCGTTCATCAGCCTGTATCTGCTGCAGCACATCGGGATGAGCCTGTTCCAGGTGCTGATGCTGTGGTCTGTTTCCGCGATCGGCGGCGCTCTTTCGGCGGCGGCCCTGGGCCGGTTCGCCGAACGTCACGGCAACAAGCCGCTGCTGACCTACTGCACCCTGTTCAAGCCGTTGAACATGATCGTGCTGCTGCTCGCCCCGCGCGATCCGAACCTGGCGTTCATGTTCCTCGCGCCGGCGTTCATGGTCGATCACGCGATGAACATCGGCATCCAGATCGGCCAGGAAGGGTTCCTGCTCAAGCAGTCCCCCTCCAGGAACCGGGCCATGTTCATCGCCTCCGGCATGGCGATGGCCGGGCTGGTCGGCTGTGCGACCTCGATCAGCTGCGGAGCCATCCTGACGTCGCTCCACGGCTGGAATACGACGCTCGGCAGCTGGAGCGTCAACGGCTTCCACCTGCTGTTCTGCGCCAGCGCCGTGATGCGGGCGACCACCCTGCGTTTCGTGAGCCGCATCGAAGAACCGACCGCGGCCGATCACAGGCTGCTCGCCATCCAGATCATTCGCCGGCAGTCGATCCGCCTGAGTTCAGGTCGCCGCCGCAAGGCCGCGGTGCGGACGACCCGGCTGATCACGAGCACGGCTCCGGCCGATCGGGCCGCGTAG
- the fabF gene encoding beta-ketoacyl-ACP synthase II, whose translation MRRRVVVTGLGVVTALGCEVRALWDNLCAGKSGVGKIQRFDASEFKVSFGGEISDFNIQQHFEIGDKDIRRIDRFVQFGMVAAHKAITHSGIDLGAGDAYRYGTLIGSGIGGLSEIEAQHAALFDRGPQRVSPFMIPKLMVNAASGNVSVHWKLKGPNSAVATACASATNAIGDAFKLIQGDMADVMVTGGSEAAITPMGLSGFARMQALSTRNDNPQGASRPFDKGRDGFVMAEGAGVVVLEELEFARARGATILAEVLGYGMSADGSHMTSPDPEGRGAARAMAGALRDGKLTADQIQYINAHGTSTPQGDKAETIAIKTVYGDHAKKLCVSSTKSAIGHQLGASGGVEFVVSVQTLLDQVVPPTINLEDPDDECDLDYVPNKARSLKVDRVMSNSFGFGGHNACLVLGKAPE comes from the coding sequence ATGCGTAGACGAGTTGTCGTCACAGGTCTGGGTGTCGTTACAGCTCTCGGCTGCGAAGTCCGAGCGTTGTGGGACAATCTCTGCGCCGGCAAAAGCGGCGTTGGAAAGATCCAGCGTTTCGACGCCTCGGAATTCAAGGTTTCGTTCGGCGGCGAAATCTCCGACTTCAACATCCAGCAGCATTTCGAGATCGGCGACAAGGACATCCGCCGGATCGACCGCTTCGTGCAGTTCGGAATGGTTGCCGCTCACAAGGCAATCACCCATTCGGGCATCGACCTCGGCGCGGGCGACGCCTACCGCTACGGCACGCTCATCGGCAGCGGCATCGGCGGGCTCTCGGAAATCGAAGCCCAGCACGCCGCCCTCTTCGACCGCGGCCCGCAGCGCGTCTCGCCGTTCATGATTCCCAAGCTGATGGTCAACGCCGCCAGCGGGAACGTATCCGTCCATTGGAAGCTCAAAGGCCCCAACAGCGCGGTGGCCACGGCCTGTGCCTCGGCGACCAACGCCATCGGCGACGCCTTCAAGCTGATCCAGGGTGACATGGCCGACGTGATGGTGACCGGCGGCAGTGAAGCCGCGATCACCCCGATGGGACTCTCCGGCTTCGCCCGCATGCAGGCCCTTTCGACCCGCAACGACAACCCCCAGGGAGCCAGTCGCCCCTTCGACAAAGGTCGCGACGGTTTCGTGATGGCCGAAGGCGCCGGCGTCGTGGTCCTCGAAGAACTCGAGTTCGCACGGGCCCGCGGAGCGACGATCCTGGCCGAAGTGCTTGGTTACGGCATGTCGGCCGACGGCTCGCACATGACGAGCCCCGATCCCGAAGGACGCGGTGCCGCCCGCGCGATGGCCGGCGCCCTCCGCGATGGCAAGCTGACCGCGGACCAGATCCAGTACATCAACGCCCACGGCACGAGCACGCCCCAGGGCGACAAGGCCGAGACGATCGCCATCAAGACTGTTTACGGCGACCACGCGAAGAAGCTCTGCGTCTCCAGCACGAAGAGCGCCATCGGTCATCAGCTTGGCGCATCGGGCGGCGTCGAATTCGTGGTGTCGGTCCAGACCCTGCTCGATCAGGTCGTCCCGCCGACCATCAACCTCGAAGATCCCGACGACGAGTGCGATCTCGACTACGTGCCGAACAAGGCCCGCAGCCTGAAGGTCGACCGCGTCATGTCGAACAGCTTCGGCTTCGGCGGCCACAACGCCTGCCTGGTCCTCGGCAAAGCGCCGGAATAG
- a CDS encoding carboxypeptidase-like regulatory domain-containing protein, which translates to MKPWNSLCALGVCLLSVFQAGCSGEPAKPEVYPVTGVVTQGGKPVDGARVLFVPDDQKLQPASAITDKDGKYSVTTFAQNDGAQPGSYKIKVLKYEGGPPPAPAGGQEQRFISYEEEQKAYKEETKPTPPAKNVLPKKYEYEDRSGLAHTVPTAPSTFDIKIE; encoded by the coding sequence ATGAAACCCTGGAACTCCCTCTGCGCGCTGGGCGTTTGCCTGCTTTCTGTTTTTCAGGCCGGCTGCTCGGGTGAGCCGGCGAAGCCGGAAGTCTACCCGGTCACCGGCGTGGTGACTCAGGGTGGGAAGCCGGTTGACGGGGCCCGCGTCCTGTTCGTTCCCGACGACCAGAAGCTTCAGCCGGCGTCGGCGATCACCGACAAGGACGGCAAGTATTCGGTGACGACGTTCGCGCAGAACGACGGCGCCCAGCCGGGCAGCTACAAGATCAAGGTGTTGAAGTATGAAGGTGGCCCGCCGCCGGCTCCGGCCGGCGGACAGGAGCAGCGCTTCATCAGCTATGAAGAGGAGCAGAAGGCGTACAAGGAGGAGACGAAGCCGACTCCTCCGGCGAAGAACGTGCTTCCGAAGAAGTACGAGTACGAGGATCGCTCGGGCCTGGCTCACACCGTCCCGACCGCTCCAAGCACGTTCGACATCAAGATCGAATAG
- a CDS encoding carboxypeptidase-like regulatory domain-containing protein — MRNRFLKIAAILGMTIATGCGTGEPPLPELAPVTGTVTQGGKPVADAIVTFQPEKGPLAVGNTDAAGKFELKYMGTNPGAAPGKYTVRISKMSGEAGDELIPRKYNEASKLTQEVTQAGPNDFKFEL; from the coding sequence ATGCGGAACAGGTTTCTGAAGATTGCTGCCATTCTGGGAATGACCATCGCCACGGGCTGTGGGACGGGCGAGCCCCCGCTTCCGGAACTCGCCCCCGTGACTGGCACGGTCACCCAGGGCGGAAAGCCGGTTGCTGACGCGATCGTCACTTTCCAGCCGGAAAAAGGCCCCCTGGCGGTCGGCAACACCGACGCGGCCGGCAAGTTTGAGCTGAAGTACATGGGGACGAACCCCGGCGCTGCTCCCGGCAAGTACACCGTGCGCATCAGCAAGATGTCCGGCGAGGCCGGGGATGAGTTGATCCCCCGCAAGTACAACGAGGCGAGCAAGCTGACGCAGGAAGTCACCCAGGCCGGCCCGAACGACTTCAAGTTCGAGCTGTAA
- a CDS encoding acyl carrier protein: MEIAEKVKDIVSDKLDVPREEVEESKNFINDLKADSLALVELGMAFEDNFGISIPDEDYEKLKTVGDAVNYVKKARSG, encoded by the coding sequence ATGGAGATCGCGGAAAAGGTCAAGGACATCGTCAGCGATAAGCTGGACGTTCCGCGCGAAGAGGTCGAAGAATCCAAGAACTTCATCAACGACCTGAAGGCTGACTCGCTGGCGCTTGTCGAACTCGGAATGGCCTTCGAAGACAACTTCGGAATCAGCATTCCCGACGAAGACTACGAGAAGCTCAAGACGGTCGGCGATGCGGTCAATTACGTGAAGAAGGCCCGGTCCGGCTGA